A part of Aspergillus flavus chromosome 5, complete sequence genomic DNA contains:
- a CDS encoding putative C6 transcription factor, protein MSETVRKRSRIACVSCQSRKRKCTGDQPCSTCCQFGIDCHYDLLSRKKKDARSFRPQQSIPPIASTTSRNEPIPKSHREGTTGDSPDMPVNSLEANSGAAFVRRLGLKIDPANAPRLDLFAWNVGARHPTPSSMPPSSMPRAVSVVDIISLEEMKLLAATFFEKVDPCYGFIDRDHLFRQLGRRWLPSSSETALPYGPYDAVLCGVAAFGYLFSRRQAPQTELQLAEAARLILDQHMLSETPSSVDIVTGWVLRVAYLRTTAAPDAAWMASCSLMHLIEATGLHLEPSSDTVLGQSAEPCDPEIRRRLFAMARHLNVWISFELGRSRVVLYGATSLPPTPRSTGEIFNLLPVSESLDPNKAQGSLDLESALENVLDVVHPLASHTLAQCNLMLCIYRRLRGLDSVISGALLDRVLELAKKGLKASRDMIALISPWHQTANVPFQIVCTLLAIDSRASLALLGDAMQTLREVALAYDTDVMREAYSTAYLLILLHQRRKEDDTRTLRGVLRANSAASAPPAEITEPAIESTHSLADYPGFSWLSDLVIDMPGLQNFDLESFMATDNSWPLPEPGM, encoded by the coding sequence ATGAGTGAGACGGTGAGAAAACGCTCCAGGATCGCTTGCGTCTCCTGCCAATCACGCAAACGTAAATGCACCGGTGACCAACCGTGTAGCACATGTTGTCAATTTGGCATCGACTGCCACTACGATCTGCTGTCTCGCAAGAAAAAGGACGCAAGGTCTTTTAGACCGCAGCAATCAATTCCTCCAATAGCCAGCACTACTTCCCGTAATGAACCTATCCCCAAGAGCCACCGCGAAGGGACTACAGGTGACTCCCCTGATATGCCTGTTAACTCCTTGGAAGCCAATTCGGGAGCAGCATTTGTGCGGAGGTTGGGACTCAAGATCGATCCAGCCAATGCCCCGAGGCTAGACCTGTTCGCGTGGAACGTGGGCGCTCGTCATCCGACTCCTTCTTCGATGCCCCCATCGTCAATGCCCAGAGCAGTAAGCGTTGTAGACatcatttccttggaagagatgaagcTGCTAGCTGCCACGTTTTTCGAGAAGGTAGATCCATGCTATGGCTTCATCGATCGGGACCATCTGTTCCGTCAACTGGGCAGACGATGGCTCCCCTCATCGTCTGAGACTGCGTTGCCCTATGGACCGTACGACGCCGTGCTCTGCGGCGTTGCAGCATTCGGGTATCTTTTCTCACGCAGACAGGCACCCCAAACAGAACTTCAGTTGGCCGAGGCCGCCCGCCTAATCCTTGACCAGCACATGCTCTCTGAAACACCTTCATCAGTTGACATTGTCACTGGCTGGGTGCTTCGAGTGGCATACCTACGCACGACAGCTGCTCCCGATGCCGCTTGGATGGCCAGTTGTTCGCTGATGCATCTCATTGAAGCCACCGGACTTCATCTGGAACCCTCGTCGGACACGGTCCTCGGACAATCGGCAGAGCCGTGCGACCCAGAAATCCGGCGGAGGCTATTCGCCATGGCGCGCCATCTAAATGTCTGGATCTCATTCGAGCTAGGACGTTCCCGCGTCGTCCTATACGGAGCAACATCTCTCCCGCCCACCCCAAGATCGACTGGTGAGATTTTCAACCTTCTCCCAGTATCAGAAAGTCTGGACCCAAACAAAGCGCAGGGCTCCCTGGATCTAGAGTCGGCGCTGGAGAATGTTCTGGATGTTGTTCATCCCCTTGCCTCACATACCTTGGCCCAATGTAATCTAATGCTCTGCATCTACCGGCGCTTGCGTGGTCTCGACTCCGTTATATCTGGTGCTCTTCTTGACCGGGTACTTGAGTTGGCAAAAAAGGGCCTGAAGGCTTCTCGCGACATGATCGCATTGATCAGTCCGTGGCATCAGACCGCCAATGTACCCTTCCAGATCGTCTGTACATTACTAGCGATCGACAGCCGCGCTTCATTAGCATTACTTGGCGATGCGATGCAGACACTCCGCGAAGTTGCCTTAGCGTATGATACAGATGTCATGAGGGAGGCCTACAGTACGGCATACCTGCTGATCCTGTTGCATCAGCGACGAAAGGAAGATGATACAAGAACTCTTCGAGGTGTTTTGCGTGCCAACTCCGCTGCCTCGGCGCCACCGGCAGAAATCACGGAGCCCGCGATTGAGTCGACTCACTCACTCGCGGACTACCCAGGCTTCTCATGGTTGAGTGATCTGGTGATCGATATGCCGGGTCTGCAGAACTTTGATCTCGAAAGTTTCATGGCAACCGACAATTCATGGCCGCTGCCGGAGCCAGGGATGTGA
- a CDS encoding carbamoyl-phosphate synthase arginine-specific small chain (carbamoyl-phosphate synthase, small subunit), with product MFAARLFKAMPARASAFPSVNASIQSRFMATVRNGRVAHERATFTIRDGPIFHGKSFGARSNISGEAVFTTSLVGYPESLTDPSYRGQILVFTQPLIGNYGVPSAEKDQHGLLKYFESPHLQAAGVVVADVAEQYSHWTAVQSLGEWCAREGVPAISGVDTRAIVTYLREQGSSLARITVGEEYDADQDEAFVDPEQIHLVRQVSTKAPFHVSAADPQCHVAVIDCGVKENILRSLVSRGASITVFPYDYPIHKVAHHFDGVFISNGPGDPTHCQETAYHLRRLMETSQVPIFGICLGHQLLALAIGARTIKLKYGNRAHNIPALDMSTGRCHITSQNHGYAVDASTLPSDWKPYFVNLNDSSNEGMIHKTRPIFSTQFHPEAKGGPLDSSYLFDIYLDSVRKYKASQSAFHPTRDSLPSPLLVDLLAKERVGVQPTIGMQNVAAAAAAA from the coding sequence ATGTTCGCTGCCCGACTCTTCAAGGCAATGCCCGCCAGGGCCTCTGCCTTCCCTTCCGTGAACGCTTCTATCCAGTCTCGGTTCATGGCAACTGTGCGTAACGGTCGCGTTGCCCATGAGCGTGCCACCTTCACGATCCGAGATGGTCCTATCTTTCACGGGAAGTCGTTCGGAGCTCGCTCTAACATCTCCGGCGAGGCCGTCTTCACGACTTCCTTGGTTGGATACCCTGAGTCCTTGACTGACCCCTCCTACCGTGGTCAGATCCTGGTCTTCACCCAGCCCCTGATTGGCAACTACGGTGTTCCCTCCGCCGAGAAGGACCAGCACGGCCTTCTCAAGTACTTCGAGTCTCCTCACCTCCAGGCTGCTGGTGTTGTCGTTGCCGATGTGGCCGAGCAATACAGCCATTGGACCGCCGTCCAGAGCCTTGGCGAATGGTGTGCTCGTGAGGGTGTCCCTGCCATCTCCGGCGTCGACACCCGTGCCATTGTCACCTACCTGCGTGAGCAGGGTTCCTCTCTGGCCCGTATCACTGTTGGTGAGGAATATGACGCTGACCAGGATGAGGCTTTCGTGGACCCTGAGCAGATCCATCTCGTGCGTCAGGTTAGCACTAAGGCTCCTTTCCACGTGAGTGCCGCCGATCCTCAGTGCCACGTTGCCGTCATCGATTGCGGTGTCAAGGAGAACATTCTCCGTAGCTTGGTCAGCCGTGGAGCCAGTATCACTGTGTTCCCCTACGACTACCCCATCCACAAGGTTGCCCACCACTTCGATGGTGTCTTCATCTCCAACGGCCCTGGTGACCCTACTCACTGCCAGGAGACTGCTTACCACCTGCGCCGCTTGATGGAGACCTCCCAGGTGCCCATCTTCGGTATTTGCTTGGGACACCAGCTGTTGGCCCTTGCCATTGGTGCTCGTACCATTAAGTTGAAGTATGGTAACCGTGCTCACAACATCCCCGCTCTGGATATGAGCACTGGTCGTTGCCACATCACCAGCCAGAATCACGGTTATGCCGTTGATGCTTCGACTTTGCCCTCCGACTGGAAGCCCTACTTCGTGAACTTGAATGACTCCAGCAATGAGGGTATGATCCACAAGACCCGTCCCATCTTCAGCACTCAGTTCCACCCCGAGGCCAAGGGCGGCCCGCTCGACTCCTCCTACCTGTTCGACATCTACCTTGACAGCGTGCGCAAGTACAAGGCTAGCCAGTCGGCTTTCCACCCCACTCGGGATAGCCTGCCTAGCCCTCTCTTGGTCGATCTTCTTGCTAAGGAGCGTGTTGGCGTGCAGCCCACTATTGGCATGCAGAATGTggccgctgccgctgctgccgccTAA
- a CDS encoding GTP-binding protein RBG1, with the protein MVNITEKIKEIEDEMRRTQKNKATEYHLGLLKGKLARLRAQLLEPTGGAGGGGAGFDVSKSGDARVALVGFPSVGKSTFLSKITKTKSEAAAYSFTTLTAIPGVLEYGGAEIQILDLPGIIEGAAEGKGRGRQVISAAKTSDLILMVLDATKRAEQRALLEAELDAVGIRLNKEPPNIYLKQKKAGGVKITFQTPPKYLDEKLIFNVLRDYKMLNCEVLIRDEYATIDDFIDVIMKDHRKYIRCLYVYNKIDSISLDFLNQLAREPHTAVMSCELDLGVQEVVERIWKELRLIRIYTKRKGEEPDFSEALIVRSNSTIEDVCDNVHRTLKESFKYALVWGASARHIPQRVGLAHIVADEDVVSIVAK; encoded by the exons ATGGTGAACATcacggagaagatcaaaga GATTGAAGATGAGATGCGCAGGACGCAGA AGAACAAGGCCACAG AATACCATCTGGGTCTGCTGAAGGG AAAGCTCGCCCGATTAAGAGCCCAACTCCTGGAGCCGACAGGCGGTgccggcggcggcggcgcagGTTTCGATGTCAGCAAGAGTGGTGATGCTCGTGTTGCTCTTGTCGGTTTCCCCTCCGTCGGTAAATCGACGTTCCTGAGCAAGATcacgaagacgaagagtgAGGCTGCGGCGTACTCTTTCACCACGTTGACTGCTATTCCGGGTGTGTTGGAATACGGGGGCGCGGAGATCCAGATTTTGGATCTTCCTGGTATTATTGAAGGTGCTGCTGAGGGCAAGGGAAGAGGTCGCCAGGTTATCTCAGCTGCTAAG ACTAGTGATTTGATTCTCATGGTTCTCGATGCCACTAAGCGAGCAGAGCAGCGGGCACTTCTAGAGGCGGAATTGGATGCCGTTGGTATTCGTCTTAACAAGGAGCCTCC AAACATCTACctcaaacaaaagaaagcagGCGGAGTGAAGATCACCTTCCAGACTCCCCCGAAATACCTCGACGAGAAGCTCATCTTCAACGTCCTCCGTGATTACAAGATGCTGAACTGTGAAGTTCTGATCCGAGATGAATACG CAACGATCGACGACTTCATCGACGTCATCATGAAAGATCACAGAAAATACATCAGATG TCTCTACGTATATAACAAGATCGACAGCATCAGTCTCGACTTCCTGAATCAACTCGCCCGTGAACCACATACCGCCGTGATGAGTTGTGAACTAGACCTCGGCGTTCAGGAGGTGGTTGAGCGGATCTGGAAAGAACTTCGTTTGATCAGAATATACACGAAACG GAAAGGAGAGGAGCCCGATTTCAGCGAAGCGTTGATTGTACGGAGCAATTCTACCATCGAGGACGTCTGCGATAACGTTCACCGGACGTTGAAAGAATCGTTTAAATATGCTTTGGTGTGGGGTGCAAGTGCGCGGCATATCCCGCAACGAGTGGGATTGGCACATATTGTGGcggatgaggatgtggtTTCGATAGTTGCGAAATAA
- a CDS encoding putative cell cycle control protein (pre-mRNA-splicing factor cwc2): protein MAHTTVADPPQSVEPTNSLEETNTPDEHVASEENALAVTQPAESAVAEGAPKKKKIIRKKRRPARIQVDPATVKSEPPPQTGTVFNIWYNKWSGGDREDSYLSKQHAPSRCNISKDSGYTRADKVTGSYFCLFFARGVCHLGPECQYLHRLPTIHDLFSPNVDCFGRDKFSDYRDDMGGVGSFMRQNRTLYVGRIHVTDDIEEVVARHFAEWGEIERIRVLTSRGVAFVTYTTLAQAEFAKEAMAHQSLDNNEILNVRWATVDPNPLAQKREARRLEEQAAEAVRRALPADFVAELEGRDPEARKRKKIEGSFGLQGYEPPDEVWYSRTKQLEDAGNGDQGQLEAPNQPLMLENASSASAPPQESESSGIFSSSTVAALRGLAGGNVTTQAAPQASGGPLVGYGSDDESD, encoded by the exons ATGGCACACACCACAGTAGCCGACCCCCCCCAATCCGTGGAACCCACAAATTCTCTCGAAGAAACAAATACCCCAGACGAGCATGTCGCCAGCGAGGAAAATGCCCTCGCCGTCACCCAGCCCGCCGAGTCCGCCGTCGCGGAAGGcgcgccgaagaagaagaagataatcAGGAAGAAGCGCCGTCCAGCACGCATCCAGGTCGATCCCGCCACAGTCAAATCCGAGCCGCCTCCGCAGACGGGTACAGTCTTTAACATTTGGTACAAT AAATGGTCCGGCGGCGACAGAGAAGACAGTTACCTATCAAAACAACACGCCCCATCACGATGCAACATCTCCAAAGACAGCGGCTACACGCGCGCCGACAAAGTTACCGGCTCCTACTTCTGTCTGTTTTTCGCGCGCGGTGTCTGCCACCTCGGTCCGGAATGCCAGTATCTGCACCGTCTGCCCACCATCCATGATCTCTTCAGTCCGAATGTCGACTGTTTCGGCCGCGACAAGTTCAGCGATTACCGCGATGATATGGGCGGTGTTGGGTCGTTTATGCGCCAGAATCGCACGCTGTATGTGGGTCGGATCCATGTTAcggatgatattgaggaggttgttgcGCGGCATTTTGCCGAGTGGGGTGAGATTGAGAGAATACGTGTGTTGACGTCGAGGGGTGTGGCTTTCGTTACGTATACTACTCTTGCGCAGGCGGAGTTTGCGAAGGAGGCTATGGCGCATCAAT CCCTCGACAATAATGAGATTTTGAATGTGCGTTGGGCGACGGTCGATCCGAACCCATTGGCTCAGAAGCGTGAGGCGAGAAGGTTGGAGGAGCAAGCTGCTGAGGCGGTACGCAGGGCGTTGCCGGCGGACTTTGTTGCCGAACTTGAAGGGAGGGACCCTGAGGCtcgaaagaggaagaagattgagGGCAGTTTCGGTTTGCAAGGGTATGAGCCTCCTGACGAGGTCTGGTATAGCCGGACGAAACAGTTGGAAGATGCAGGAAATGGAGATCAAGGTCAGCTCGAAGCTCCGAACCAACCACTCATGCTTGAGAATGCAtcgtctgcttctgctcctccgcaGGAATCGGAAAGCAGTGGCATCTTCTCTAGCTCTACTGTTGCGGCACTGAGGGGACTAGCAGGCGGAAATGTTACAACACAAGCAGCTCCGCAAGCCTCGGGGGGTCCTCTAGTAGGCTACGGGAGCGATGATGAAAGTGATTAA